The following proteins are co-located in the Candidatus Poribacteria bacterium genome:
- a CDS encoding Glu/Leu/Phe/Val dehydrogenase — protein sequence MAENSSFFQKVNTDFDKAAQFTDYPPGLLEQIKICNSSCHFTFPIKRDDGTIQTIHGWRAEHSHHKLPTKGGIRYSTLVNEDEIIALAALMTYKCAIVDVPFGGAKGGIQLDRNQYSESELERITRRYTYELIQKNYIGPGVDVPAPDFGTSETEMAWIFDTYITMAPDKLNAIACVTGKPIEQNGIHGRRGATGRGVVYGLEEVCSIEEDMKPLGLTPGLHGKSVVVQGFGNVGYHAAKFLMEMDARVIGLIERNGGIYNPKGLDVEKVAMYRAETGSLRGYPGTQLIEHPNDGLELACDILVPAALENQLTAENAPRIKAAIVAEAANGPTTPAADEIFQKRGIMIIPDTYLNAGGVTVSYFEWLRNLSHVQLGRLGKRFEDSTQHAMLHAVEKATGYQFSDDERQSIHGADEEDLVNSGLQDTMIRAYQELRETRMQHSSKNDDVNCRTAAFINAIHRIAQSYMQLGIFP from the coding sequence ATGGCAGAAAATTCCTCGTTTTTCCAGAAAGTGAACACGGACTTTGACAAAGCCGCGCAGTTCACCGACTATCCGCCTGGGTTATTGGAACAGATAAAAATCTGTAATAGTTCTTGTCATTTCACGTTCCCGATAAAACGCGACGACGGGACTATCCAAACGATCCACGGTTGGCGCGCCGAGCATAGCCACCATAAACTCCCAACGAAAGGTGGCATCCGTTACAGCACCCTCGTCAACGAAGATGAGATCATCGCGCTTGCGGCGTTAATGACCTACAAGTGTGCGATTGTTGATGTTCCATTCGGTGGTGCAAAGGGCGGTATCCAGTTGGATCGGAACCAGTATTCGGAAAGCGAACTCGAACGCATTACCCGTCGCTATACCTACGAGCTCATCCAGAAAAATTACATCGGCCCCGGGGTAGACGTGCCAGCACCCGATTTCGGGACCAGCGAAACAGAAATGGCGTGGATCTTCGACACCTATATCACAATGGCACCCGATAAGCTGAATGCGATTGCGTGCGTCACAGGCAAACCGATTGAACAAAACGGGATTCACGGGCGGAGAGGAGCTACCGGGCGCGGGGTTGTCTATGGACTGGAAGAGGTATGTAGTATCGAAGAGGATATGAAACCACTTGGATTGACTCCCGGTCTACACGGAAAAAGCGTCGTCGTCCAAGGCTTTGGAAATGTCGGATATCATGCAGCGAAATTTTTAATGGAGATGGATGCACGCGTTATCGGGCTCATTGAGCGCAATGGTGGTATCTATAATCCGAAAGGACTTGATGTCGAAAAAGTCGCCATGTATCGGGCAGAAACGGGGTCACTTCGTGGGTATCCGGGAACCCAACTTATTGAGCACCCGAATGACGGCTTAGAGTTAGCATGCGATATCCTTGTACCGGCTGCGCTTGAGAATCAACTCACAGCGGAGAACGCGCCCCGGATTAAAGCTGCGATCGTCGCTGAAGCCGCGAACGGTCCCACAACCCCAGCCGCCGATGAAATTTTTCAAAAACGCGGGATCATGATTATACCGGATACCTATCTCAATGCGGGTGGTGTCACCGTCTCCTATTTCGAGTGGCTTCGGAATCTCTCACATGTGCAACTCGGACGACTCGGAAAACGGTTTGAAGACAGCACGCAGCACGCCATGCTTCACGCCGTTGAAAAAGCGACCGGCTATCAATTCTCGGATGATGAGCGTCAGTCAATACACGGTGCCGATGAGGAGGATTTGGTGAACTCCGGGCTTCAGGATACGATGATAAGAGCCTATCAGGAGTTACGTGAGACCCGCATGCAGCACAGCAGCAAAAACGATGACGTGAATTGCCGAACAGCGGCATTCATCAATGCCATCCATAGAATCGCGCAATCCTATATGCAGCTGGGTATTTTCCCGTAA
- a CDS encoding peptidyl-alpha-hydroxyglycine alpha-amidating lyase family protein, with translation MVFGQGTHQYTVQEDWWSLPEGWEFGWIPAVAVDSQDRVYVYSRSEHPMVVFDRDGNFIDAWGDDILKDAHGIFIDADDNIYCTERDTHVMRKFTTNGELLMTLGTPDEPGAEGEPFNQPTDLALGPDGEMYISDGYGNARVHKYSPDGELIKSWGQPGTGPGEFDLPHCVRVDPRNRLMVADRENNRIQFFTLDGEYIEEWGDLLQPDTIYIDEDDLVYIAELGQRISIMTLDGEVISQWGSERGSTVPGEFMACPHGIWLDSHGDIYVGEVQADARLQKFIRQR, from the coding sequence ATGGTTTTTGGACAAGGAACACATCAATATACTGTGCAAGAAGATTGGTGGTCACTGCCAGAGGGTTGGGAATTCGGATGGATTCCGGCTGTCGCTGTTGACTCACAAGACCGAGTCTATGTTTATAGTCGGAGTGAGCACCCAATGGTTGTCTTTGATCGGGACGGCAACTTTATCGACGCTTGGGGCGACGACATCCTCAAGGATGCACACGGGATTTTCATTGATGCCGATGATAATATCTACTGTACGGAACGTGATACACACGTTATGCGCAAGTTCACTACGAATGGTGAACTGCTGATGACGCTCGGCACACCGGACGAACCCGGGGCAGAGGGAGAGCCTTTCAACCAACCGACAGATTTAGCACTTGGGCCCGATGGCGAAATGTATATCAGCGATGGATATGGGAACGCTCGCGTTCATAAATACTCACCCGATGGCGAGTTGATTAAATCGTGGGGACAGCCCGGTACAGGTCCCGGTGAGTTTGACCTACCGCATTGTGTCCGAGTCGATCCGCGCAATAGACTCATGGTTGCTGACCGCGAAAACAACCGTATCCAGTTCTTCACGCTTGATGGGGAATACATTGAAGAGTGGGGAGACTTATTGCAACCCGACACGATCTATATCGACGAAGATGATCTTGTCTATATCGCTGAATTGGGTCAGCGTATCAGCATCATGACATTGGACGGTGAGGTTATTTCGCAATGGGGCAGTGAACGCGGCAGTACCGTTCCCGGTGAATTTATGGCATGCCCACACGGCATCTGGTTGGATTCGCACGGCGATATATACGTTGGCGAAGTTCAAGCGGACGCACGACTTCAAAAATTTATCCGGCAACGATAG